One genomic region from Balaenoptera acutorostrata chromosome 1, mBalAcu1.1, whole genome shotgun sequence encodes:
- the METTL13 gene encoding eEF1A lysine and N-terminal methyltransferase isoform X2 translates to MDLLPKSPKEFGSIDYWEKFFQQRGKKAFEWYGTYLELCGLLHKYIKPREKVLVIGCGNSELSEQLYDVGYQDIVNIDISEVVIKQMKERNAGRRPQMSFLKMDMTQMEFPDASFQVVLDKGTLDAVLTDEEETTLQQVDRMLAEVGRVLQVGGRYLCISLAQAHVLKKAVGHFSREGWMVRVHQVANSQDQLLEAEPRFSLPVFAFIMTKFRPVPGSALQILELCAQEQGKPVRLESAERLAEAVRERQQYVWLCSQLYRKAGLGNVSLDLCSGDTGEPRYTLHVVDSPTVKPSRDSHFAIFIIPQGRETEWLFGMEEGRKQLAASAGFRRLITVALHRGQQYEGMDSIQAELSARVMELAPAGMPAQQQVPFLSVGGDIGVRTVQHQDCSPLSGDYVIEDVQGDDKRYFRRLIFLSNRNVVQSEARLLQDVSHRAQKKRKKDRKKQRPADTPEDPPAAPGQAIDKSYLCCEHHKAMIAGLALLRNPELLLARPHYDVIMFDVDSKDLTLGMSCPPPAFVAQPFLQKVKSILTPEGVFILNLVCRDLGLKDSVLAGLKAVFPLLYVRRIEGEVNEILFCQPHPERKLATPELLEMAQALEQTLRKPGKGWDDTYVLSDMLKTVKIV, encoded by the exons ATGGATCTCTTACCTAAAAGCCCTAAGGAGTTTGGCTCCATTGACTATTGGGAGAAGTTCTTCCAGCAGCGGGGAAAGAAAGCTTTCGAGTGGTATGGAACCTACCTGGAACTGTGCGGGTTGCTGCACAAATATATCAAGCCCAGGGAAAAG GTGCTGGTGATTGGGTGTGGTAACTCAGAGCTAAGCGAGCAGCTGTATGATGTGGGCTATCAGGATATAGTGAACATTGACATCAGTGAGGTCGTCATCAAGCAAATGAAGGAACGCAATGCCGGCCGACGGCCCCAGATGAGCTTCTTGAAGATGGACATGACACAGATGGAGTTTCCCGATGCCTCGTTCCAGGTGGTGTTGGACAAGGGCACCCTGGACGCCGTCCTGACAGATGAGGAGGAGACGACCCTGCAGCAGGTGGACAGGATGCTGGCTGAGGTTGGCCGTGTCCTGCAGGTGGGCGGTCGCTACCTCTGCATCTCCCTGGCTCAGGCTCACGTCCTGAAGAAAGCAGTGGGTCACTTCTCTCGGGAGGGGTGGATGGTGAGGGTGCACCAGGTGGCCAACAGCCAAGACCAGCTGTTGGAAGCAGAGCCTCGGTTCTCCTTGCCTGTCTTTGCCTTCATCATGACCAAGTTCAGGCCGGTCCCTGGCTCTGCCCTTCAGATCTTGGAGCTGTGTGCTCAGGAGCAGGGCAAGCCTGTGCGGCTGGAGAGTGCCGAGCGGCTGGCTGAGGCGGTGCGGGAGCGGCAGCAGTACGTCTGGCTGTGCAGCCAGCTGTACCGCAAGGCCGGGCTGGGGAATGTGTCTCTGGACTTGTGCAGTGGGGACACTGGGGAGCCACGCTACACCCTCCACGTGGTGGACAGCCCCACTGTGAAACCATCGCGGGACAGTCATTTTGCCATTTTCATCA TCCCCCAGGGTCGGGAGACCGAGTGGCTCTTTGGCATGGAGGAGGGCCGGAAGCAGCTGGCAGCCAGTGCGGGCTTCAGGAGGCTGATCACAGTGGCCCTTCACCGAGGTCAGCAGTACGAAGGCATGGACAGCATCCAGGCCGAGCTGTCGGCCAGAGTCATGGAGCTGGCCCCGGCCGGGATGCCCGCCCAGCAGCAG GTACCCTTCCTGTCTGTGGGTGGGGACATCGGGGTCCGGACTGTTCAGCACCAAGACTGCAGCCCTTTGAGTGGCGACTACGTCATCGAGGATGTGCAGGGGGATGACAAGCGCTACTTTCGGCGGCTGATCTTCCTCAGCAACAGGAACGTGGTGCAGTCAGAAGCCAGGCTGCTGCAGGATGTGTCTCACAGAG CCCAGAAGAAACGGAAAAAAGACAGGAAGAAGCAGCGGCCTGCTGATACTCCAGAGGACCCCCCTGCAGCCCCGGGGCAGGCCATTGATAAGAGTTACCTGTGCTGTGAACACCACAAAGCCATGATTGCCGGCCTTGCCCTGCTGAGAAACCCGGAGCTGCTCCTAG CACGACCTCACTACGATGTCATAATGTTTGATGTGGACAGTAAGGACCTAACCCTGGGAATGAGCTGCCCACCCCCAGCGTTTGTGGCCCAACCTTTCCTGCAGAAGGTCAAAAGCATCTTGACTCCTGAAG GTGTCTTTATCCTCAACCTCGTGTGCCGGGACCTAGGGCTAAAGGACTCAGTGCTGGCTGGGCTCAAGGCGGTGTTCCCCCTCCTATATGTCCGGCGAATTGAGGGTGAAGTAAACGAGATCCTGTTCTGTCAGCCGCACCCTGAGCGGAAACTTGCCACGCCAGAGCTGCTGGAAATGGCCCAGGCCTTGGAGCAAACCCTGAGGAAGCCTGGAAAGGGCTGGGATGACACGTACGTCCTGTCGGACATGCTCAAAACTGTGAAGATTGTGTGA
- the METTL13 gene encoding eEF1A lysine and N-terminal methyltransferase isoform X1: MDLLPKSPKEFGSIDYWEKFFQQRGKKAFEWYGTYLELCGLLHKYIKPREKVLVIGCGNSELSEQLYDVGYQDIVNIDISEVVIKQMKERNAGRRPQMSFLKMDMTQMEFPDASFQVVLDKGTLDAVLTDEEETTLQQVDRMLAEVGRVLQVGGRYLCISLAQAHVLKKAVGHFSREGWMVRVHQVANSQDQLLEAEPRFSLPVFAFIMTKFRPVPGSALQILELCAQEQGKPVRLESAERLAEAVRERQQYVWLCSQLYRKAGLGNVSLDLCSGDTGEPRYTLHVVDSPTVKPSRDSHFAIFIIPQGRETEWLFGMEEGRKQLAASAGFRRLITVALHRGQQYEGMDSIQAELSARVMELAPAGMPAQQQVPFLSVGGDIGVRTVQHQDCSPLSGDYVIEDVQGDDKRYFRRLIFLSNRNVVQSEARLLQDVSHRAQKKRKKDRKKQRPADTPEDPPAAPGQAIDKSYLCCEHHKAMIAGLALLRNPELLLETPLGLLVVGLGGGSLPLFVHDHFPKSCIDAVEIDPSMLQVATQWFGFSQSDRMKVHIADGLDYISSLAEEEARPHYDVIMFDVDSKDLTLGMSCPPPAFVAQPFLQKVKSILTPEGVFILNLVCRDLGLKDSVLAGLKAVFPLLYVRRIEGEVNEILFCQPHPERKLATPELLEMAQALEQTLRKPGKGWDDTYVLSDMLKTVKIV; this comes from the exons ATGGATCTCTTACCTAAAAGCCCTAAGGAGTTTGGCTCCATTGACTATTGGGAGAAGTTCTTCCAGCAGCGGGGAAAGAAAGCTTTCGAGTGGTATGGAACCTACCTGGAACTGTGCGGGTTGCTGCACAAATATATCAAGCCCAGGGAAAAG GTGCTGGTGATTGGGTGTGGTAACTCAGAGCTAAGCGAGCAGCTGTATGATGTGGGCTATCAGGATATAGTGAACATTGACATCAGTGAGGTCGTCATCAAGCAAATGAAGGAACGCAATGCCGGCCGACGGCCCCAGATGAGCTTCTTGAAGATGGACATGACACAGATGGAGTTTCCCGATGCCTCGTTCCAGGTGGTGTTGGACAAGGGCACCCTGGACGCCGTCCTGACAGATGAGGAGGAGACGACCCTGCAGCAGGTGGACAGGATGCTGGCTGAGGTTGGCCGTGTCCTGCAGGTGGGCGGTCGCTACCTCTGCATCTCCCTGGCTCAGGCTCACGTCCTGAAGAAAGCAGTGGGTCACTTCTCTCGGGAGGGGTGGATGGTGAGGGTGCACCAGGTGGCCAACAGCCAAGACCAGCTGTTGGAAGCAGAGCCTCGGTTCTCCTTGCCTGTCTTTGCCTTCATCATGACCAAGTTCAGGCCGGTCCCTGGCTCTGCCCTTCAGATCTTGGAGCTGTGTGCTCAGGAGCAGGGCAAGCCTGTGCGGCTGGAGAGTGCCGAGCGGCTGGCTGAGGCGGTGCGGGAGCGGCAGCAGTACGTCTGGCTGTGCAGCCAGCTGTACCGCAAGGCCGGGCTGGGGAATGTGTCTCTGGACTTGTGCAGTGGGGACACTGGGGAGCCACGCTACACCCTCCACGTGGTGGACAGCCCCACTGTGAAACCATCGCGGGACAGTCATTTTGCCATTTTCATCA TCCCCCAGGGTCGGGAGACCGAGTGGCTCTTTGGCATGGAGGAGGGCCGGAAGCAGCTGGCAGCCAGTGCGGGCTTCAGGAGGCTGATCACAGTGGCCCTTCACCGAGGTCAGCAGTACGAAGGCATGGACAGCATCCAGGCCGAGCTGTCGGCCAGAGTCATGGAGCTGGCCCCGGCCGGGATGCCCGCCCAGCAGCAG GTACCCTTCCTGTCTGTGGGTGGGGACATCGGGGTCCGGACTGTTCAGCACCAAGACTGCAGCCCTTTGAGTGGCGACTACGTCATCGAGGATGTGCAGGGGGATGACAAGCGCTACTTTCGGCGGCTGATCTTCCTCAGCAACAGGAACGTGGTGCAGTCAGAAGCCAGGCTGCTGCAGGATGTGTCTCACAGAG CCCAGAAGAAACGGAAAAAAGACAGGAAGAAGCAGCGGCCTGCTGATACTCCAGAGGACCCCCCTGCAGCCCCGGGGCAGGCCATTGATAAGAGTTACCTGTGCTGTGAACACCACAAAGCCATGATTGCCGGCCTTGCCCTGCTGAGAAACCCGGAGCTGCTCCTAG AGACCCCACTGGGATTGTTGGTGGTAGGCCTGGGTGGGGGCAGCCTCCCCCTTTTTGTCCACGATCATTTCCCAAAGTCCTGCATCGATGCTGTGGAGATCGACCCCTCCATGTTGCAAGTGGCCACTCAGTGGTTTGGCTTCTCCCAGAGCGACCGTATGAAGGTCCACATCGCGGATGGCCTGGACTATATTAGCAGCCTGGCAGAAGAAGAAG CACGACCTCACTACGATGTCATAATGTTTGATGTGGACAGTAAGGACCTAACCCTGGGAATGAGCTGCCCACCCCCAGCGTTTGTGGCCCAACCTTTCCTGCAGAAGGTCAAAAGCATCTTGACTCCTGAAG GTGTCTTTATCCTCAACCTCGTGTGCCGGGACCTAGGGCTAAAGGACTCAGTGCTGGCTGGGCTCAAGGCGGTGTTCCCCCTCCTATATGTCCGGCGAATTGAGGGTGAAGTAAACGAGATCCTGTTCTGTCAGCCGCACCCTGAGCGGAAACTTGCCACGCCAGAGCTGCTGGAAATGGCCCAGGCCTTGGAGCAAACCCTGAGGAAGCCTGGAAAGGGCTGGGATGACACGTACGTCCTGTCGGACATGCTCAAAACTGTGAAGATTGTGTGA